A stretch of Brassica rapa cultivar Chiifu-401-42 chromosome A08, CAAS_Brap_v3.01, whole genome shotgun sequence DNA encodes these proteins:
- the LOC103832529 gene encoding ALA-interacting subunit 3 produces the protein MSSNTASSSAGSGDSSAARKNSKRPKYSKFTQQELPACKPILTPGWVISTFLIVSVIFIPLGVISLFASQDVVEIVDRYDNDCIPAPARTNKVAFIQGAAPKSCNRTLTVTKRMKQPIYVYYQLENFYQNHRRYVKSRSDSQLRSPKFENQISACKPEDDAGGKPIVPCGLIAWSLFNDTYTLSRNNTPLAVNKKGIAWKSDKEHKFGNKVFPKNFQKGNLTGGATLNPDIPLSEQEDLIVWMRTAALPTFRKLYGKIETDLENGDTIQVTLQNNYNTYSFSGNKKLVLSTTSWLGGKNDFLGIAYLTVGGICFFLALAFTIMYLVKPRRLGDPSYLSWNRNPGGGR, from the exons ATGAGTTCCAATACGGCGTCGTCGAGTGCCGGATCGGGAGATTCTTCCGCTGCCAGGAAGAATTCGAAGCGGCCCAAGT ATTCCAAGTTCACACAACAGGAGCTTCCAGCTTGCAAGCCCATTCTTACGCCTGGCTGG GTGATTTCGACATTTTTGATAGTCAGTGTCATCTTTATTCCCCTTGGAGTTATCTCTCTTTTCGCTTCCCAGGAT GTTGTGGAGATCGTTGATCGGTATGATAATGATTGCATTCCTGCACCTGCTAGGACTAACAAGGTTGCTTTTATTCAAGGAGCTGCTCCTAAATCTTGTAACCGAACTCTAACA GTGACCAAGCGTATGAAGCAGCCTATCTATGTTTACTACCAGCTTGAAAACTTCTACCAGAATCACCGAAG GTATGTGAAAAGCAGAAGTGATTCACAGCTGAGAAGTCCAAAATTCGAGAATCAAATTAGCGCATGCAAGCCTGAGGATGATGCTGGTGGGAAGCCGATTGTGCCATGTGGTCTCATTGCTTGGAGTCTTTTTAATGATACCTACACTTTATCAAGAAATAATACACCCCTTGCTGTGAACAAAAAAGGCATTGCCTGGAAGAGCGACAAGGAGCACAAGTTTGGGAACAAAGTCTTCCCCAAGAATTTTCAAAAGGGGAACCTCACTGGTGGTGCCACTCTAAATCCAGATATACCG CTTAGTGAACAAGAAGATCTCATCGTGTGGATGAGAACTGCAGCATTGCCAACATTTAGAAAACTCTACGGGAAGATAGAGACCGACCTTGAGAATGGTGACACCATACAGGTTACGCTGCAGAACAACTATAACACTTACAGTTTTAGTGGGAACAAGAAGCTTGTTTTGTCGACAACGAGCTGGCTGGGTGGGAAGAACGATTTCCTCGGCATTGCTTACCTGACAGTTGGCGGGATCTGCTTCTTTTTGGCACTCGCATTTACCATCATGTACCTTGTGAAACCCAG gcGACTTGGGGATCCGTCCTACTTGTCATGGAATAGAAATCCTGGTGGAGGTCGTTAA
- the LOC103832530 gene encoding trafficking protein particle complex subunit 11, whose amino-acid sequence MAGSAPEGTQKKLNQVLEGSKMMEEEYPEELRTPPVSLVALFGCAELHSSITNHLHSQQPPINALAFPDFSHLPLLLLAHRDVINNPTSSSFRDPLSSDSSSSPSAAVPSGGILKRDWLLKHRTKVPALVAAFFPSNHISGDPTQWLQVCSNLDTLKSVIRPKNIKLVVVVVQSSPHEVISEDRLLALRKRAELDSKYVLFLNHSELPLSLPRIASAFSDLALSYYREEARRIKSRIEKRSSTSLDLIVRYCFKVAVYAEFRRDWGEALKFYEDAYHSLHEMIGTSTRLPPIQRLVEIKTIAEQLHFKISTLLLHGGKLSEAVIWFHQHKSSYDKVVGSTEYNFLHWEWMSRQFLVFAELLETSSATVQNFSSLNQGTAEIPLTEFEFYPAYYYQLAAHYLQNKKSALELLLSMSVAAQQIGGSSESITPSVYVGQFSQLREKGEALTLHFITDEEYIRYAISEAKRFQGSFEIVAWLKKSYESFTNLKSRRMAAFCAFEIAREYFGLSDPSNAKFFFDIAANLYRQEGWVSLLWEVLGYLRECSRNLGALKAFVELSLEMVALPVTSCDDFGNLRDKTYGPGGPATVSRRESIHREVFTLMCRETELISSTEESGFKLASDSPLHLEIDLVSPLRPVLLASVAFHEQMIKPRALCSITLSLLSHLPLPVEIDHLEVQFNQSTCNFVVRNSQKPLVASPSSTVQSGSQVENEQSLVLVPNNWLRLTYAIKPEQSGKLECLSVLAKLGPRFTICSRAESPAAMEDSPVWKHENCVQSLPTKDPILAVFGQKATQVEEPEPQVDVSLGASGPALVGENFTMPIVVTSKGHAVHSGELKINLVDVGGGGLFSPREAEPFSLESHHVEICGIDGAEGNDESESETGNIKKIQQSFGLVSVPDLEEGESWSCKLEIKWHRAKPVMLFVSLGYLPQGNEANAQKVHIHKSLQIEGKMPLFITNRFMLPYRRDHLLLNRIKPAPDSEDMSSLPLNEKSVLVVSAKNCTEIALKLMCMSIELDDEQGKTSCLIQQGGGGGETSDSANLAPGEEFKKVFTVIPTMRTPKLSLGSVHMKWRRQGDYTEDACVSTKHKLAEVNVDASPLVMSLNCPPYAILGESFTYAITICNQTQLLQEAKFALADAQSFVLSGSHSNTVSVLPKSEHVLSYKLVPLTCGQQQLPKITLTSVRYSAEFQPSTIASSVFVFPSAPQANSTAK is encoded by the exons ATGGCAGGATCGGCACCAGAAGGTACACAGAAGAAGCTCAATCAAGT ACTCGAGGGAAGTAAGATGATGGAGGAGGAATACCCGGAAGAGCTCAGGACGCCGCCCGTAAGTCTGGTGGCTCTCTTCGGATGCGCAGAGCTACACTCCTCCATTACTAACCATCTCCACTCCCAGCAGCCTCCCATCAACGCTCTCGCCTTCCCCGACTTCTCCCATCTCCCTCTCCTCCTCCTTGCTCATCGTGACGTGATCAACAACCCAACCTCCTCTTCCTTCAGAGATCCTCTAAGCTCCGACTCTTCCTCCTCCCCTTCTGCCGCTGTTCCTTCCGGAGGCATCTTGAAACGGGACTGGTTGCTTAAGCATCGCACCAAGGTCCCTGCTCTTGTCGCCGCCTTCTTCCCCTCCAATCACATCTCCGGCGATCCTACTCAATGGCTACAGGTCTGCTCCAATCTCGACACCCTCAA ATCCGTTATCCGTCCCAAAAACATCAAACTTGTGGTCGTTGTAGTCCAGTCTTCTCCCCATG AGGTTATTAGCGAAGATCGTCTACTGGCATTGCGAAAGCGTGCCGAATTAGATTCTAAGTACGTCCTCTTCCTCAACCACTCTGAACTCCCTCTCTCCCTCCCCAG AATCGCCTCTGCGTTTTCAGATTTGGCCCTTTCCTATTACAGAGAAGAAGCTAGGAGAATCAAAAGTCGCATTGAAAAAAGAAGTTCCACTTCTCTTGATTTGATTGTTCGCTATTGTTTCAAA GTCGCTGTATATGCTGAGTTTCGTAGAGATTGGGGTGAGGCTTTGAAGTTCTATGAGGACGCCTACCATTCCTTGCACGAG ATGATCGGCACGTCAACTAGGTTGCCTCCAATTCAACGCTTGGTCGAGATTAAGACCATAGCTGAGCAATTGCATTTCAAGATATCTACGCTTTTGTTGCACGGTGGAAAGCTCTCAGAAGCCGTCATATGGTTTCATCAACATAAGTCATCATATGACAAGGTTGTTGGATCCACCGAATATAATTTTCTCCACTGGGAATGGATGAGTAGGCAGTTTCTTGTCTTTGCTGAGTTGCTGGAGACAAGCTCAGCTACtgttcagaatttttcatcctTAAACCAAGGAACTGCAGAGATACCTTTGACTGAATTTGAGTTTTATCCTGCCTATTATTATCAG TTGGCTGCTCATTACTTGCAGAATAAGAAATCTGCGCTGGAGCTGTTGTTGTCAATGTCCGTGGCAGCTCAACAAATTGGTGGCAGCTCAGAGTCCATTACTCCTTCGGTCTATGTGGGTCAGTTTTCTCAGTTACGTGAGAAGGGAGAAGCGTTAACACTCCACTT TATAACGGATGAAGAGTACATACGGTATGCAATTTCAGAAGCAAAGCGATTTCAAGGTTCCTTTGAAATTGTTGCTTGGCTGAAGAAATCTTATGAATCGTTTACCAACCTTAAATCCCGGAGGATGGCTGCTTTTTGTGCATTTGAAATAGCCCGGGAGTACTTTGGATTATCTGATCCCAGCAACGCAAAATTCTTTTTTGATATTGCTGCAAATTTGTACAGACAAGAAGGTTGGGTATCTTTGCTCTGGGAGGTATTGGGTTACCTAAGGGAGTGTTCGAGAAACCTTGGTGCGCTTAAAGCTTTTGTAGAGTTGTCCCTTGAAATGGTTGCACTGCCTGTAACATCTTGTGACGACTTTGGGAACTTGAGAGACAAAACATACGGTCCTGGGGGTCCTGCAACTGTTTCAAGAAGAGAAAGTATACATAGAGAAGTGTTTACTCTTATGTGTCGTGAAACTGAGCTGATATCATCTACCGAAGAAAGTGGGTTCAAATTAGCCAGTGATAGCCCTCTTCATCTTGAGATTGATCTCGTCAGTCCTCTAAGACCTGTTCTCCTAGCTTCGGTTGCTTTTCATGAGCAAATGATCAAGCCTCGTGCTTTGTGCTCTATTACGTTGTCACTTCTTTCTCATCTACCTCTCCCAGTCGAAATAGATCATCTAGAAGTTCAGTTCAATCAATCTACGTGCAATTTTGTTGTCAGGAATTCCCAGAAGCCTCTTGTGGCTTCTCCGTCTAGCACTGTCCAAAGTGGTAGCCAAGTAGAGAATGAGCAGTCGCTAGTGCTTGTGCCAAATAATTGGCTAAGGTTAACGTATGCAATCAAGCCTG AGCAAAGCGGCAAGCTTGAGTGTCTTTCTGTTCTCGCAAAATTGGGGCCTCGTTTCACGATCTGTTCAAGAGCTGAGAGTCCTGCTGCAATGGAGGATTCGCCTGTCTGGAAGCATGAGAATTGTGTGCAGTCTTTGCCAACAAAGGACCCAATTCTTGCAGTCTTTGGTCAGAAAGCTACTCAGGTTGAAGAGCCTGAACCACAGGTGGACGTCAGTCTAGGTGCCTCTGGTCCCGCCCTAGTTGGAGAAAACTTTACGATGCCTATTGTGGTAACGTCAAAGGGTCATGCCGTACACAGTGGTGAATTGAAGATCAATCTAGTTGATGTGGGTGGTGGTGGTTTGTTTAGCCCAAGAGAAGCAGAACCATTCTCTTTAGAAAGCCATCATGTGGAAATATGTGGTATTGATGGGGCAGAGGGCAACGATGAATCTGAGTCTGAAACAGGGAACATAAAGAAAATACAGCAATCTTTTGGGCTGGTTTCTGTTCCAGACCTGGAGGAAGGGGAATCATGGTCCTGCAAACTAGAAATCAAGTGGCACAGAGCCAAGCCGGTTATGCTTTTTGTGTCATTGGGTTATTTGCCACAAGGAAATGAAGCCAATGCCCAGAAAGTTCACATACACAAGAGCTTACAGATTGAAGGGAAGATGCCTCTTTTCATTACCAATCGGTTTATGTTGCCATATAGAAGGGATCACCTATTGCTCAATAGGATCAAGCCAGCCCCTGATTCTGAAGACATGTCTTCTCTGCCGCTGAACGAAAAAAGCGTGTTAGTTGTCAGCGCCAAAAATTGCACAGAGATAGCACTGAAACTGATGTGCATGTCGATTGAATTGGATGATGAGCAAGGGAAAACTTCATGTTTGATTCAGCAGGGGGGTGGGGGTGGAGAAACCTCAGATTCTGCTAATCTTGCGCCAGGAGAAGAGTTCAAAAAGGTTTTCACAGTCATACCAACGATGAGAACTCCAAAGCTTAGTTTGGGATCAGTACATATGAAATGGAGGAGGCAGGGAGATTACACAGAAGATGCATGTGTTTCAACAAAGCACAAACTCGCTGAGGTAAATGTGGATGCATCACCACTGGTCATGAGTTTGAACTGTCCTCCGTATGCGATTCTTGGAGAATCCTTCACATACGCCATTACAATCTGCAACCAGACACAGTTGCTCCAAGAAGCAAAGTTTGCTCTGGCTGATGCACAGAGTTTTGTCCTGTCTGGGTCTCACAGCAATACGGTTTCAGTCCTTCCCAAGTCAGAACACGTCTTAAGTTATAAGCTAGTGCCCTTGACTTGCGGTCAACAGCAACTCCCCAAAATTACTTTGACATCGGTGCGATATTCTGCTGAGTTTCAGCCATCTACGATTGCTTCAAGTGTCTTTGTGTTTCCCTCAGCGCCACAGGCCAACTCCACTGCCAAGTAG